DNA sequence from the Sediminibacillus dalangtanensis genome:
AAATTAATTTACCATAACCTTGTCGAAGGTTCAATGTTTTCCTTTCGGCTGCTTATAATTATTGCGGGGATGAACGATACTTGGCCGGTCTTTGGTTAATGGAACGGATACTCGGAAAATGATTTGCTGCATCGCTTTGGCATTAAACGGAATGAACGGCCACAGATACGGAGTATTCAAGGATTTCGTAAGACTTAAAGCCAGTATATAAAGCGTGAATCCGATAACCATGCCTTTTACTCCAAAGAGGGAAGTGATGATAATTAATAACATGCGGGACAACTTATTTGCGATGCTCAATTCATAACTCGGTGTTGCAAAGGAACCGATGGCACAAATCGAAACATATAAAATTACTTCCGCACTAAACAGCCCTACATCAATCGCAATCTGGCCGATCAATACTGCTGCAATCAAACCCATTGCTGTCGAGAGCGGGGTCGGTGTATGAATAGCGGCCATTCGCAAAAATTCAATTCCAATGTCGGCTATGATTAATTGTAAAACTACCGGGACATTTCCTTCCTCATTTGGCCCTATGAATTGAAGGAATGCTGGTAAGTGGGCAGGTTCCATTACCAGGACCAGCCAGAATGGCAGAAGAAATACGGATGCAAAAATGCCTAAAAACCGAACCCAACGGACAAATGTCCCTATTGCCGGAGATTGTCTGTATTCTTCCGCATGTTGTACATGATGAAAAAAAGTGGTAGGAGTAATAATCATACTAGGTGACGTATCAACCATGATCAACACATGTCCTTCCAACAAGTGTGTAGAAGCGACATCGGGCCTCTCCGTATATCGAACAAGTGGAAAAGGGTTGAACCCTTGTTTAACAAGGAACTCTTCAATGGTTTTATCTGCCATCGATATTCCGTCAATTTCTATATGTTTTAATTCGTCTTTTATCAGCTTCACCAGGCCATGATCTGCTACGTCTTGTAAATAGGAAATACAAATATCCGTTTTGGAACGTTCTCCTACTTTTATCATTTCGTGACGGAGCCGCTCATCTCTGATTCTTCTTCTTGTCAATGCAGTATTTTCAATAATGTTCTCTGTGAATCCATCGCGGGAACCCCGGACGACTTTTTCCGTATCCGGTTCTTCCGGTGAGCGACCTGGATAGGTCCTCACATCCACAATAAAAGCTTCTGATTCATCCTCCATGAAGATGACAATTAATCCACTAAGCATTTGATCTACTGCTTCATCCATCATAGCAACTTTGGTAACTTGCTGATGTACCAGATGGCTGCCGATAATTTCAGTAAGCTTATGTTTATTTCTACCTGCTGAAGCAGGATACGTTTCATTTATATCTGTCAATTTCTTTAACAACTCAACGATGGTTGGTGTTTCACAAAGCCCCGTCAAATAGTAAAGCTGAATTTCTTTCTTTAAAATAGTCAACTGCCGAAAACCTACATCAAATGAAGTTCCTACGCCGACTTTTTCTTCCATGAATCGCTGGTTATCTTTGAGATCGCTTGATATGGTGGGTTTTTTCTGAGCTTGCTTTTGTTTATTCATTGATAACCACCTCTTTCTAAAATGATTTCAATCGCTTTTCGAGTAATTGGCGATCCCTTTTTGATATCATCTTTTCCTTGCATCTTTCCAATGTCTCCAATAGCGACGACTACAGGAATGTCCATTTGATCCAAAGAATAAATTGTGTCACCGTTTATCCTTCCAATCTCTGGGATCGGTATGCCTTCTTTACTTATGCCATTGGAAGTCAGTTGTCCGTCCTGATCTATTGCCAAGGTAAACCTAGTCCATTCGGCGTTTTTTGTATGTGCAGCTACAGCAATGGCACCTATTATTTGGATGTTTTTGTTTTTTGCCAACCCTAGTAAGATTTTCTCTCCTGCCCCCGGTCCAGGAGCCCCTGCATCATCTATCAAGACATAAACTGGTTCTGCCGGGGCAGCCATGATTGCCTCTGTCACCTGTTTTTCCGTTGCTTGAGTCGGATTATCTGATAAGTATGCCAGACAGGTTCCGCCTAGTTGCCCCGATAAGTAATCAATTGTCTTCTTGGCGTATTCGTCCCCATCCGTTATGATGATCACTTTTTTCGGTCGTTCCATTGCACCGAGTCCTTTCCACACGTCTTGGTTACTTAACGAAAATGATCCATTGAAACAGCGAACCGGCTATCTTACCTAGTACGATAGCCATCAGCAGCCACAGAAGATGGTTTTCCATACCGATCCGTTTCGCCAATAAAGGGAAAACATTCAAAACTTCCGTCAGAGCAGCTGCCAACATTCCGATGAACACCCCATGAAAAGCTCCCCAGACAATTGTGATAAACAAGGATAAATGGAGTGATACGCCGACAAAGGAAAGATACGTCCCAAATAAAGCACCGATAGTCACGCCCGCTTCATATGTTTTTACAAAAGCTTTCGTTTTGCTTAATTGTACAAGGCGAGGAATGATTCCCAGTACAGTCAAAAAAGCGACAAATCCAGTCCCTACTATTAGCCCAGAGGCCAATCCGATAAATATCTCACTGAGAATGATGAGAACCATGCTCTTTGTTCAACTCGTTTTCATGGTAGGTGACATAACTGTCCAAGTCCTGCTGGTATTTATAAATTTCCACTTCCAATGGGCTAGGTTCCTCATTAAACCGTTTTTTAAATAAGTGGTTGAAAAAAAGAATCATCCCGATTCCTAATCCGAATGAATAAGGGATTTGCAGCCAGAGCGGATATTCTTTGTTTTCTCCTGTCAACAAGTAATGCAGACGCTGCTGCACTTCCTGCATACTGACGTCATAGTGAAAGTTCATGATGGCCATTGCCGATCCTATAAACAGTAGCAACCAAATCAACGTTACCAGCAAAATTGGAACGTTTTTTCGTTTCTTTTCGATCATTAAAATTGTTTGGGCAGCTCCAACTTGCTGGAATTCCAAGTTGGGGTATAGCACTGTCAATTTATCAATAACAGTGAAAATGTCGATTACCGATACATTTTGATCTTCAGGGGTTACCTGATAAATATGCGTTTCGCCTAACTCCTGCATATCGGGGGCTGTACCTGACAATACCGCGATATCCTTAAGCAGGACTGTCGTATGTTCCGTGACATATAGCTTCTTTTTTAATCTCAAATATACAATGCCTTCCAAATCAGCCACCTCCACTGTCGGATTCGTCCTTATTATGGATAACCGGTTCCTTAAACATGCATAAACAGAATAAAAGCTCTCCAGCATGTTTTCAAAAACGTGAAAAATTCACTTAAATTCCTTAAAGAAATCTAGTAAGTAAAATTTGTGAGAAATCAGAGTCAAAAGACAGGAATGAAGATGTATAAAGGTGGAAATGAATTGTCCCTGCCCAAGAAAGCATTTCGGAGATGTAAAGCAGATGAGCGTTCGGATAAATGGACGGTATCTTGAGGATTCGTTTCACGACAATGCAAAAACCGCCAGTATGACTGGCGGTTGATTTTGTTTAGATTGATGAACCGAAGATTTTTTGCAGAAAAAAGATAAACTGTGCAGTAACTCCCTTAGTAGTCCTTGAGCCTTTTTATAGTAGTGGTGTAGTCCAGCGCTACGGAAATACCCTTCGCTTTCCGCGGGCGGCTGGTGAGCTTCCTCGAGCTAACGCTCTGCGGGATTTCACCGAGACCTTTGCTCCCGCAGGAGTCTACAGGTATTTCCACCGCTGGTATGGGGTTTCTGAATTTGGATTAGTAATACCACACGTTAGACCTATTTTACTGCTTCTTCACCTATTATTCAGAAATCTATTTAAGCGCAAGTGTCAGTGTCTTTCTAAACACCTATCTGGTCTTTTATATATTGCAGAATGCGCTTTTCAAGCCTGGATACTTGGACTTGAGAAATTCCCAGCCGTTCGGCCACTTCTGATTGCGTCTGGTCCTTATAATAACGTAAATAAACAATAAGCCTTTCTCTTTTTTCCAGATTCCGAATCGCATCTTGTAATGCGATCTTATCAAACCACTTCGTATCTGTTTCCGCAATTTGATCCAAAAGGGTTATGGGATCACCATCATTCTCATAAACCGTTTCATGAATGGAATGAGGCAGTTTAGAAGCCTCCTGAGCATGGACTACTTCCTCCGGTGAAATCTCCAATTTTTCAGCGATTTCGCTAACAGTCGGCCCGCGCCCCATCGCCTTGGTCAACTCATCCTTTGCTTTTCGTATCTTGTTCCCTGTTTCCTTCAAGGACCTGCTTACCTTGACGCTTCCATCATCCCTTATAAACCGTTGAATCTCTCCGATAATCATCGGGACAGCATACGTGCTAAAGCGAACATCATAAGACAAATCAAACTTATCAATGGATTTTAGCAGGCCGATACATCCAATCTGAAATAAATCATCTGGATCGTATCCCCGGTTGATAAACCGCTGAACAACGGACCAAACCAGTCTGACATTATTCTCTACAAGCCGGTCCCTTGAAATTTGATCGCCTTCCTGGCTTTTTAAAATTAATTCTTTTACCTGTTCATTTGTCAAAGGGTCATCTTTATGCGTTTTTTTGAGCTCTATTTCCATAGGCATCCCCTTAATTGCACAAGGTTTTACTCTTCTTTAGTTGTTTGTACAACTTAAGCGTGGTGCCTTCTCCGGGATGTGAAACAACCTCAACCTTATCCATAAAATTTTCCATGATCGTAAAACCCATGCCTGAGCGTTCCAATTCTGGTTTGGAAGTGTACAATGGCTGTACCGCTTCGTTGATATCGGAGATACCGATACCCTCGTCCCTGATGACTAATTCAATTTCATCTTCCTCGATCGAACAGCTGATATAAATTTTTTGGTCCTCACTGTTTTCGTACCCATGAATAATAGAATTGGTAACTGCTTCCGAAACAACGGTTTTTAGTTCCGTCAATTCGTCCATCGTAGGATCCAGTTGTGCGATGAAAGAAGCGACCGTTACGCGGGCAAATGCTTCATTTTCACTAACACTGGTGAATTCCAAATGCATATTATTTTTCATGATGCTACCCCCAGACGAAGCAATGCATACTCTTCACTTTCTTCCAAACGGATGATTTTAAACAAGCCGGACATATCAAACAATCGTTTCACCGCAGGGGATATTGAACAAACGACCATCTCTCCTCCCAATTGCATCACTTCTTTGTACCTACCCAGAAAAACTCCCAATCCCGAGCTGTCCATAAAGCTTAAGTCCTCTAAATTCAATATAACGTGCTTGGCGTTATTTTCTCTGATTGCCTGCTGCCACTCCTTTTTCAATCGATCCGAAGTATGGTGGTCAAGCTCACCCGAGAGACGAACCAATAAAACATTCTCTTTGGTTGTGAATTGCGTGTTTAGACTCACTACTGATTCCTCCTTACTGTTTCTGTAGTGAATCTTTTCTTTACGGGTCATCTTAAATCCTGCAAGGTGACAAAAGAAGTGCAGGTTCGGTAAAACCCGCAAAAATCACTGCTTTTTCAGCATTGCATGGAATGTCCGTTTAAATAACTGCCAATAGCCGGCATGATCGACGTTTTCTTTCACAATGAGCGGTGTTTCCGACAATACTTTTCCATTATGGACAATCTCGACCTTGCCAACTTCATCGCCCATCTTCAAAGGAAGCGTTATGTCTTCCTGCATCACTACATTTGTATCTATGTTTTCCAAAGGTTCTCCTTTTTTATAAATCAACGAAATAGGTTCTTCCGTCACCACATCAATCGACTCATTTGCTGCTTTTAATAAACTTAACTTTGAGACCGGTTGGTTGCTCTTGAACAGCTGTTTGGTATCAAAATGATTGAATGCATAATCAAGCATTTGGGTAACATCGCTATTCCGCTTTTTCGTTGTATCTGCACCCAAGACAACTGCAACCACTCGCATATCGTTTTTCTTTGCAGTAGCGGTCAAGCAATATTTTGCTTCAGAGGTATAACCGGTTTTCAAACCGTCGACACCCGGATAGAATTTGACCAGTTTATTCGTGTTGACCAGCCAGAATTCATCTTCGGTGCCTTCACGTAAATAGCCGTCATAAATACCTGTATATTCTGTTATCTCCTCATGCTTCAATAGTTCCTTTGCCATAACACCCATATCATAAGCCGTGCTGAAATGCCCTTCTGCAGGGAGGCCTGTGGGGTTTTGGAAGCGGGTGTTTTCCAACCCTAGTTGCCTTGCTTTATCATTCATCATTTTGACAAATGCTTGTTCACTTCCGGCTATTCTTTCTGCCAGTGCAACACTTGCATCATTTCCGGAAGCTACTGCAACTCCCATCAATAGATCCTGCACCTTCATTTCTTCTCCGGCTTCCAGAAAAATTTGCGATCCGCCCATCGATGCTGCATATTCGCTCACTCTCACCTTTTCGTCTAGCTTGATTTTTCCTTCATCCAAAGCTTCCATAATAAGAATCATGGTCATGATTTTTGTCATGCTCGCCGGCGGCAATTGCTTATGAGCATCTTTTTCATATAAGATTTTTCCTGTGTCTCGCTCCAGCAAAATTGCTGATTGGGAATTCTCTGCGAGATTCAGCTGATCCTCTGATGTCTGTTCTTTGTTTTGTTCCGCTGTATTTTCCTCGGCCATCATATTGACTGGAAAAACGCCAGAGAAAACCATTAAAAAAGCTAGTAACAAGATTGTTTTTTTCATAGCAATACCTCCAAATGTTAGTATTGTTATTTTTTCCATATGGAGGACAATTTATAACAAAAAAATAAGGCCGGGATAAAAGCATGGCCACCAAAGCAAAAACCGAGCGAATTCTAAGTGCCAATCAAATTCGTTCGGTTTGTATTTGTATATTCTCTTTTTATCCTGTTGTTTAATGCGTGCTTCAAATCGCTACGGCAAGATACTACGCGTTCCCGCGGAAAGCGAAGTACCTTGCCGGAGTGGAAAGTTGCACTTTTCATAGGGTAGAACGGTTTGCTTTTTGCTCATCAAAAAAACCGAACGAATCGTTCGGTTTTCATTTTGGTCACAATACTTCTCTCCCAGGTCATCCTTTTACTTGATTACTTCGTATATTAGCTGATGCTTATTTGGCTTGTCATCCGCAATTTTGTACGCTTCTTTTACTTTAGTCAAAGAGTCTGCCGGATTTGGTTGTTCACTGTGCAGAACAGCTATGGTCTCTCCCTTTTCGATTGGATCCCCAATCTTTTTGTTAAGGGTGATTCCTACCGCATGATTAATTTTATCGTCTTTGGTCGCCCTTCCGGCACCTAAGTACATGGCAGCAACACCAATCGATTCGGCATCTATCTCCGCAACAAACCCCTCTTTGTTCGAGATTACCTCCACATGGTGGGGAGCAGCTGGCAGGCGGGATAGATCATCGATCATCGATAAATCCCCTCCTTGTGCAGAAATGAATGTACGGAATGCTTGAAAAGCCTCTCCGTTATCGAGTTTCTGTTCAAGTGCCTGGTAAGCTTCTTGATAAGACGGAAAAGCACCTGCCAACACAGCCATGTGTGCTGCCAATTCCAGACCAAGGTTTCGTAAATCCTCCACTTTTTTTCCTTGCAGAACTTCTGCGGCTTCTTTGATTTCATTGGCATTACCGACCTCATAGCCAAGCGGCTGATTCATGTCACTTATGACAGCAATCGTGTTCCGGCCGAGTTTGTTACCGATATTCACCATCTCTTGTGCCAAAGCCTTGGATTCATCCAATGTTTTCATAAAAGCTCCAGAACCTGTTTTGACATCCAAGACAATACTGTCCGCTCCAGAAGCAAGCTTTTTACTCATAATCGAACCAGCAATTAAAGGAATTGAATCAACCGTGCCTGTTACATCCCTCAGTGCATATAACTTTTTGTCTGCCGGGGCTAGATTGCCAGTCTGTCCTGCTACAGAAAGCTTATGCTTGTTGACATTCGAGATGAACTCCTCTTTGCTCATTTCGATATGAAAACCGGAAATCGATTCTAGTTTGTCCAAGGTTCCCCCTGTATGACCCAGCCCTCTTCCGGACATCTTCGCCACCGGCACTCCCACAGAAGCAACCAAAGGTCCCGTTATAAAGGTGATTTTATCTCCCACGCCACCAGTGGAGTGTTTGTCCACTATGTGACCCTCAATCGCTGATAAATCGATGGTATCTCCGGAAGCTGCCATTGCTTCCGTGAGCACCGCTGTTTCATCAGCACTCATGCCTTTAAAATAAATAGCCATCATTAAAGCTGCTGCTTGATAATCCGGGATAGTCCCGGCAGTGTATTCCTCGACAAAAAAACGAATTTCCGAGTCCGTTAACTCCTGCCCATTCCGTTTCTTTAGAATTACATCGACCATTCTCATTAGTTATCACCTTTTTACTTTTATCATGGTAAAGTTTTGACTATTTTCTTAACGAAACTCAAGAAATCCTGCCGTACGCGCTCCGTCGTCTCGATCACTTCCTGGTGAGACAACGGCTGATCCAGTATGCCCGCAGCCATATTGGAAATACAAGAAATCCCCAGTACTTTGATTCCCATGTGTGCTGCAACAATCACTTCTGGAACCGTTGACATACCGACAGCATCTCCCCCGAGCGTTCGTAGCATTTTCACTTCGGCCCCTGTTTCATACGTAGGTCCGGTATTACCGACATAAACCCCTTGCTGGATGGAAAAATCTAATTCTTCCGCACACTTACGGGCGTGTTCCAGCAATTCTCTGTTATAAGCTTGGGACATGTCGGGGAAACGTGGGCCGATTTCTTCATCGTTCGGACCTATCAACGGGTTTGTTCCCATGTTATTGATATGGTCCTCTATCAGCATTAAATCGCCCGGTTTAAATTGTTCATTAATTCCGCCAGCCGCATTGGTGACAAGCAATTTTTCTACACCCAAAAGCTTCATGACACGGACAGGAAACGTGACCTGATCCATGCGATACCCTTCATAGAAATGAAAACGCCCCTGCATCGCAATTACCTGTTTTCCCTCCAGGCGTCCAGCTACCAACTGGCCTTTATGACCCGAAACGGTCGATTCCGGAAAATGAGGAACCGATTTATATGGAATAATGATAGGATCTTCAATCTCTTCTGCGAGAACTCCAAGTCCAGAACCAAGAATCAGGCCGATAACGGGTTTTTCCTCCAGCTTCGATTCGATATATTGCGCTGATTCTTTCATTTCTTTGCTATTCATTGTGTACTCCCCCCTATTGACTGATTTCCTTCAAAAAGCTATGGCCGTGTTCCGGCATTTTGATAGCAAAGTTATCCGCTATCGTTGCTCCTATATCAGCAAATGTTTTTCTAATCTCCAGTTCCTTTCCGTTTTCGATACCCGTATGGTAAACAAGTAACGGCACAAATTCCCTCGTATGGTCTGTGCCATGGTGAACCGGGTCGTTTCCATGATCGGCTGTAATGATCAGTAAATCATCGCTTTTCAGTTTTTCCAGGACTTCCGGCAAGCGGGCGTCGTAACGCTCCAACGCCTCTCCATACCCCTGCGGGTCGCGACGATGACCATATTTCGCATCAAAATCGACCAAATTCAAAAAGCTTAATCCTTGAAATTCTTTATCCATGGATTCAACCAACTTGATCATGCCGTCATCATTATCTAAGGTTCGGATTGCTTCGGTTACTCCTTCACCATCATAGATATCGGAAATTTTGCCAAGTGCTATTACATCCAGTCCGCCATCTTCCAGTTCATTCATCACCGTTCTTCCGAAAGGTTTCAACGCGTAATCATGCCTGTTCGCAGTTCGTTCAAACGCCCCGGGCTCTCCAACAAACGGACGAGCGATAACCCTTCCGACCATGTATTTTTCATCGAGCGTCAGTTCACGTGCAATTTCACATATACGGTATTGTTCTTCTATCGGAATAACATCTTCGTGTGCTGCAATCTGCAGTACCGAATCGGCAGATGTATAGACAATCAACGCCCCTGTTTCCATATGCTCTTTGCCGAGCTCTTTGATAATTTCCGTACCGGATGCAGGTTTGTTTCCAATAACTTTTCGACCGGTTTTCTCCTCTAATTCAGCAAGCAATTCATCAGGAAATCCTTCTGGAAACGTCCGGAACGGCTGTTGAATGTTCAACCCCATTATTTCCCAATGGCCTGTCATGGTGTCCTTGCCATTAGATGCTTCCTGCATTTTTGTATAATGGGCTTTCGGCTGTGCCGCTGTGGGGATGCCTTTTATTTCCCGGATATTGCTTAATCCCAGTTCCCCCATGTGAGGCATTTGTAGTCCATCCATATGTTCGGCAATATGCCCTAACGTATCAGCACCTTTGTCATCGAATTTTTCTGCGTCCGGTGCTTCTCCTATCCCCACTGAATCCATTACAATTAAAAAAACACGATTAAATTCCTTCACAACGATCCCTCCTATGTAGGTTACTTTCCCTTAAATATCACCAATTATGCTGCAAATGAAACGTTGTAGGATGTCAGACAACTAAGAAAAACACGATACTTCTTATCTGTCCGCTGAGCCAGTCGCCAGGTAGGACAACTCCTTAGCGGACACTTTCTGTAGAAAAAGCAAAGTCAGGCCCTTGGATGATAAGCCTGATAAATATCCTTCAATCTTGCTTTTGTTACATGTGTATAAACTTGTGTTGTCGATATATCGGCATGTCCCAGCATTTCCTGGACAGAACGTAAATCAGCTCCATTTTCAAGCAGATGTGTAGCAAAAGAATGCCGCAATGTATGAGGAGTGATTTCTTTGTTTATCCCAGCATCTCTGGCAATCGCTTTCAACACTTTCCAGAAACCTTGTCGCGTCAATTGGTTTCCGTGATGATTCACAAATAGCGCCTCTGTATTTTTTCGATTGACTAACGTTCCACGGGCAGAATCAATGTATTTTCCCACAGCTTCTCCTGCTATATTGCCTAAAGGGACAATTCTTTCTTTGGATCCCTTTCCAAAGCACCTGACAAACCCCATTGTAAGGTGAAGGTCGGTAACTTTCAATGAGATCAGTTCGCTAACCCGGAGGCCAGTGGCATACAGCATTTCCAGCATGGCTTTATTCCGAATGGCAAGTGCGTCTTTTTCCGGTATATTAAGCAGCTTGTCCACGTCATCGGAGGATAAAACTTTGGGAAGCTTTCTTTCTTTCTTCGGTGTTTCAATATGTAAACTTGCATCTTTGCTGATACCATACTCCCTGACTATAAACTGGTGAAACAACCTTATAGAAGACAAAGTACGGGCTAACGTCGCCGAGGATTTACCACTATCCTTTAAATGGTATAAAAATTGCATGATATGGTGACGATCAACCGCTTCCCATCCCTTTACGGCCAGATTTTCGGCGAGGAACAGCTGGTATTGCTTCAAATCCCTTTTATAAGATTGCAGGGTATTGTCAGACAATCCCCTCTCAACAGTCAGGTAATGAAAAAAGTCTTTCATTTCATCCTTCATTTTTGTTCCTACTCCCCTAATCGAAAAAATATCGACAAACGTTCCACCCATTCCTGGTCATCCTGATTAAATACTTTAACCGCCCTTCCTTCAGGCGGATCATAACGGTGATAATCTTGGTATTCTGCATGCATCGCCCTCAAACCGAAATAGAATAAGAGGGTACAAGCCGTAAAAATGATGAATATTTTCAACGCATCTTTGATCAGCAGCAATGCGGGTTTCATAGGCATATCTCCTTGATCTCCTAAATAGTTTTTCTATTAATAAAGATATGCCAAAAAAACGGGAAAATATACGTCAAATTAAGATTAACAGATTCCGGTTCAGGACAAAAGTATTTTCCGTGTGGATTTAAGAGGTTTGTGCTTTCTCAGCCGCTTCCAGCTGGCAATTTTTGCAAACACCATGGAAGGTAAGTCGATGATCTTTCACCTGAAAACCCCAATCATTTTGTACAATTTTTTCTACATCTTCCAATAAATCATCTTCTATTTCCTCGACAGAGCCACATTCCATACAAACAAGATGGTGATGAAAGTGGGCTGCGCCTTCTTTTCTTAAATCATATCGAGATACGCCATCTCCAAAATTGATTTTGTCGACTATTTTAAGTTCTGATAACAATTCTAAAGTACGATAAACAGTAGCCAAACCTATTTCAGGGGCTTTTTCTTTAACAAGAAGGTAGACATCCTCTGCACTCAAATGATCCTCTTCCCGTTCCAATAGAACACGTACGGTTGCCTCCCGTTGAGGGGTCAGTTTATAACTTTGTGCGTGCAGCTGTTTTTTTATCCGGTCGATTCGATGTTCCAAGTCCCATCCCTCCCTCATAATACCAACTTTATTATAAGCAGACATGGAACTAGTGTCAAATTATAATAATTATAATCTGTTATTTATAATTATTATAATTTGATAAAATTTATTGATAAATCCATTCTATTACCACCTGCATGGCCGGTTTCGAAACAAAAGATTCCACCAAAGAAGCGGCGGCTACAAACAACAAAAGCGTCATAAATGACATGCTATATTTTGCGAATGGCTGCAATATCGGTTGTTGCGAGCGCCTGGTGAATAATTTGCGTAAAAGAGTGAGTGAAAAGATCATGGCAAGGCTTCCGGCTATCAAGTACGCTGGGATAATCAAAAGATTTTGCGGTGCAATAGAAGCAGCCGCAAACAACAATCCCTTCCATCCCATTTGATTGACAAAAAAACCTACAGAAAACCCGACTACCAGTCCTTTTACAAACAGCATCACCCAAATCACCGGCAGCCCGATGATCGACAAACCTAATAGGAATAACAAGAGCAAGTATTTTAAGTGATAAAAAATACTTGATTTGAAGACCTCCTGACTGTCTGCTATGGTTCCATCCATCATTTGGCCAAAGAAACGGTCGAGATAAAAAAACAAATCTTCCCTTTGAATAAAGTTCATACTGTTAACGATTATGGCGCCGAAAATAATGCCGATCAAAAAAAGGATGAGCATAAAAAAGTAAATGGCTGCATGTTCTCTTATATGGTTTGCGATCAGGTTCCGGTTTTTATACATAATATCCCCCATCATCTAATTGATAGTTTTGGTTATACTTCAAATCTATGAGGGATAAGGAATAATTAGACCAAGAAATAGACTACGTTATGGCAGCTTGATTTTACCATATCTTCCTCCTCCGCCAGCTACAGCCTTTAGTTTGCCTTCTCTCATGGCAATGATTGCTTCAGCAAGTTTATCGGATACAACTTTTTCTAGTGCTTGTTTGCTAGTATGGTGCAAGATGTGCATTTCAGTTCCGAAAGCGTCAAGCAATTTATGCAGCGTTTTGGGGCCGAGGGTCGGCAAATATTCCAGCGGGACCTGATGAATGTATGGAGGCCTGGAAGGAAAATTAGTGGCATTCGCCAACTCACGGATTCT
Encoded proteins:
- a CDS encoding purine-nucleoside phosphorylase, encoding MNSKEMKESAQYIESKLEEKPVIGLILGSGLGVLAEEIEDPIIIPYKSVPHFPESTVSGHKGQLVAGRLEGKQVIAMQGRFHFYEGYRMDQVTFPVRVMKLLGVEKLLVTNAAGGINEQFKPGDLMLIEDHINNMGTNPLIGPNDEEIGPRFPDMSQAYNRELLEHARKCAEELDFSIQQGVYVGNTGPTYETGAEVKMLRTLGGDAVGMSTVPEVIVAAHMGIKVLGISCISNMAAGILDQPLSHQEVIETTERVRQDFLSFVKKIVKTLP
- the deoB gene encoding phosphopentomutase yields the protein MKEFNRVFLIVMDSVGIGEAPDAEKFDDKGADTLGHIAEHMDGLQMPHMGELGLSNIREIKGIPTAAQPKAHYTKMQEASNGKDTMTGHWEIMGLNIQQPFRTFPEGFPDELLAELEEKTGRKVIGNKPASGTEIIKELGKEHMETGALIVYTSADSVLQIAAHEDVIPIEEQYRICEIARELTLDEKYMVGRVIARPFVGEPGAFERTANRHDYALKPFGRTVMNELEDGGLDVIALGKISDIYDGEGVTEAIRTLDNDDGMIKLVESMDKEFQGLSFLNLVDFDAKYGHRRDPQGYGEALERYDARLPEVLEKLKSDDLLIITADHGNDPVHHGTDHTREFVPLLVYHTGIENGKELEIRKTFADIGATIADNFAIKMPEHGHSFLKEISQ
- a CDS encoding YqzK family protein, whose product is MPMKPALLLIKDALKIFIIFTACTLLFYFGLRAMHAEYQDYHRYDPPEGRAVKVFNQDDQEWVERLSIFFRLGE
- the fur gene encoding ferric iron uptake transcriptional regulator, with protein sequence MEHRIDRIKKQLHAQSYKLTPQREATVRVLLEREEDHLSAEDVYLLVKEKAPEIGLATVYRTLELLSELKIVDKINFGDGVSRYDLRKEGAAHFHHHLVCMECGSVEEIEDDLLEDVEKIVQNDWGFQVKDHRLTFHGVCKNCQLEAAEKAQTS
- a CDS encoding pyrimidine-nucleoside phosphorylase — protein: MRMVDVILKKRNGQELTDSEIRFFVEEYTAGTIPDYQAAALMMAIYFKGMSADETAVLTEAMAASGDTIDLSAIEGHIVDKHSTGGVGDKITFITGPLVASVGVPVAKMSGRGLGHTGGTLDKLESISGFHIEMSKEEFISNVNKHKLSVAGQTGNLAPADKKLYALRDVTGTVDSIPLIAGSIMSKKLASGADSIVLDVKTGSGAFMKTLDESKALAQEMVNIGNKLGRNTIAVISDMNQPLGYEVGNANEIKEAAEVLQGKKVEDLRNLGLELAAHMAVLAGAFPSYQEAYQALEQKLDNGEAFQAFRTFISAQGGDLSMIDDLSRLPAAPHHVEVISNKEGFVAEIDAESIGVAAMYLGAGRATKDDKINHAVGITLNKKIGDPIEKGETIAVLHSEQPNPADSLTKVKEAYKIADDKPNKHQLIYEVIK
- the spoIIM gene encoding stage II sporulation protein M, with translation MYKNRNLIANHIREHAAIYFFMLILFLIGIIFGAIIVNSMNFIQREDLFFYLDRFFGQMMDGTIADSQEVFKSSIFYHLKYLLLLFLLGLSIIGLPVIWVMLFVKGLVVGFSVGFFVNQMGWKGLLFAAASIAPQNLLIIPAYLIAGSLAMIFSLTLLRKLFTRRSQQPILQPFAKYSMSFMTLLLFVAAASLVESFVSKPAMQVVIEWIYQ
- the xerD gene encoding site-specific tyrosine recombinase XerD; the protein is MKDEMKDFFHYLTVERGLSDNTLQSYKRDLKQYQLFLAENLAVKGWEAVDRHHIMQFLYHLKDSGKSSATLARTLSSIRLFHQFIVREYGISKDASLHIETPKKERKLPKVLSSDDVDKLLNIPEKDALAIRNKAMLEMLYATGLRVSELISLKVTDLHLTMGFVRCFGKGSKERIVPLGNIAGEAVGKYIDSARGTLVNRKNTEALFVNHHGNQLTRQGFWKVLKAIARDAGINKEITPHTLRHSFATHLLENGADLRSVQEMLGHADISTTQVYTHVTKARLKDIYQAYHPRA